A window of the Oscillospiraceae bacterium NTUH-002-81 genome harbors these coding sequences:
- a CDS encoding LPXTG cell wall anchor domain-containing protein, translated as MKKKLFAVLLSIVMVAGLLPTVAFATENYNLYVNGEQFTSEKLSIACGEGTASYDPNTKTLTLNNAAITNGGKSDESPKYGIRVVGDTDLTIKLSGTNSITLDNGGGIFADGSSDNYNIIGDGKLTINVKWDALYTLNGNISISEGAKLDITSAEGCGITSYNKGILSIDGAKVAVSSYYTAASAKELEIKNNSEVALIASEDQFNAVYMGDENGAGKIEIINSKVEATSHYPALFTEGNLTVNGGEVKCTSTADSAIWTNGDILIKGGAKVTTDGKYPMGGNGTFTVEEAEIDAKNTNANNIPAIFDECVPVIADGYHLNYAKAVDSEGTEIDLLSSGNQYFALYKNVHFITKAVYPVSFVVTPDGLTNVVVKVNGQEVTGSVSLEAGTYPVEVTADNCKAYTGNITITADAATHTQTVAMTYLPADYTKVDAAIAKANALNKDNYKDLTAVEAAVNAVVRDKSITEQDEVDAMAKAIEDAIAALQYKDADYTKVDAAIAKANALNKDNYKDFTAVEAAVNAVTRGKNITQQAEVDAMAKAIEDAIAALQYKDADKTTPAPAATATPAPAATATPQYTIPQTGDTSNPALLVVLMLVSGSAAIGTAVVASKKKHNR; from the coding sequence ATGAAGAAAAAACTATTTGCAGTCCTACTCAGCATTGTAATGGTAGCTGGATTGCTACCGACCGTAGCCTTTGCTACGGAAAACTACAATCTGTATGTAAACGGCGAACAGTTCACAAGCGAAAAGCTCTCTATCGCTTGTGGAGAAGGAACCGCAAGCTATGACCCGAATACAAAGACCCTTACGCTTAACAATGCCGCAATTACAAACGGCGGCAAAAGCGATGAAAGTCCTAAGTACGGTATCAGAGTAGTCGGAGACACCGATTTAACGATCAAACTTTCCGGCACAAACAGCATTACTTTAGATAACGGCGGCGGAATTTTTGCAGACGGTAGCAGTGATAATTACAATATTATCGGTGACGGTAAGCTTACAATCAATGTAAAATGGGATGCACTCTATACGCTTAATGGCAACATCAGCATATCCGAAGGTGCAAAGCTTGATATAACTTCTGCTGAGGGCTGCGGAATTACTTCTTATAACAAAGGAATACTTTCCATTGACGGCGCAAAGGTTGCGGTTTCTTCCTATTACACTGCTGCAAGCGCCAAGGAACTGGAAATCAAAAACAACAGTGAGGTTGCTTTGATTGCAAGCGAGGATCAATTTAACGCAGTGTATATGGGCGATGAAAACGGCGCGGGCAAAATTGAAATTATCAACTCCAAGGTGGAAGCAACAAGCCATTATCCCGCTTTGTTTACCGAGGGCAATCTGACGGTTAACGGCGGCGAGGTAAAATGCACCTCTACTGCGGACAGCGCAATATGGACTAATGGCGATATTCTGATCAAGGGCGGCGCCAAAGTAACCACTGACGGTAAATACCCGATGGGCGGTAACGGTACTTTTACCGTAGAAGAAGCAGAGATTGATGCAAAGAATACGAATGCGAATAATATCCCTGCAATTTTCGATGAATGTGTGCCTGTGATTGCCGATGGCTATCATCTGAACTATGCAAAAGCTGTAGACTCGGAAGGAACAGAAATTGACCTGCTTTCCAGCGGTAATCAGTACTTTGCACTTTATAAAAATGTTCATTTTATCACAAAGGCTGTCTATCCGGTTTCTTTCGTTGTAACGCCGGACGGTCTGACCAATGTTGTTGTTAAAGTGAATGGTCAGGAGGTTACCGGCTCTGTCAGTTTGGAAGCAGGAACTTACCCTGTTGAAGTAACAGCCGATAACTGCAAAGCATACACCGGCAATATAACGATCACCGCCGATGCGGCAACGCATACGCAGACGGTTGCAATGACTTATTTACCTGCCGACTACACCAAAGTAGACGCAGCCATTGCCAAGGCAAATGCACTGAACAAGGACAACTACAAGGACCTCACCGCCGTGGAAGCTGCCGTCAATGCTGTTGTCCGTGACAAGAGCATTACCGAACAGGACGAAGTAGATGCCATGGCAAAGGCTATCGAAGATGCCATTGCTGCCCTGCAATACAAGGATGCAGATTATACAAAGGTAGATGCAGCCATTGCCAAAGCAAATGCACTGAACAAGGATAACTACAAGGACTTCACCGCCGTGGAAGCCGCTGTGAATGCTGTGACCCGTGGTAAGAACATTACCCAGCAGGCAGAGGTTGACGCTATGGCAAAGGCTATTGAAGATGCGATTGCTGCCCTGCAATACAAGGACGCCGACAAGACCACCCCGGCACCTGCTGCCACGGCCACTCCGGCACCTGCTGCAACAGCCACACCTCAGTACACCATTCCGCAGACTGGCGACACCAGCAACCCTGCTTTGCTGGTTGTCCTTATGCTTGTCAGCGGTAGTGCAGCCATTGGAACAGCCGTTGTTGCCAGCAAGAAAAAGCACAACAGATAA